CTGGAGTCGCCGGTCAGGATGCAGTTGACCGTGTAGCCGATCTCCTTTAAGATCCGTTCCAGTTCCCAGCCATCGCCGCCGATATTGTACTCCCCCAGGATGTTGATGACGTGTTTTTCGGCTTTCCGCTCCGTTCCGGTGCCGATCACCTTCTCCATGAGGTTGTTGTTCGCTATGTGGTGGCCTGCCGACTGGCTGACCCCCTTGTACCCCTCGCAGTTGTACGCGATCACCTGGATCCCGTGCCGCTCCTGTGCGGCTTTCGCTACCGCGTTGATATCGTCGCCGATCAGGCCGACCGGGCAGGTGGCGCAGATGTTGATTGCCCGCGGGTGGAACGCGGATACGACCTCGTCGATCATCTTTGCGAGTTTCTTCTCCCCGCCAAAGACGATGTCCGGCTCCTGCATGTCTGTGATGAAACAGAGCTGGGAGTAGATCTTCTCTTTTGGGGTCGTATCATCAGCCCTGGCCTTGTTGCGCCGTGTGCCCCAGCTGTAGTACCCGCAGCCGACCGGGCCGTGGGTGATGGTGATCATGTCCTTGATCGGGCCGACAACCACGCCTTTGCAGCCGGCATAGGCGCAGCCCCGCTGCGAGATGATGCCGGGGATCGTCCGGGTGTTCGCCTCGATCTGGGGGCAGCATTCCGCTGCCTCGTCTTTAACTATGAGATGCTTTTTCCGGTTTTTCTTTACCGTATCCGGGTAAGGCCCGAGCATCTCCTCCAGTGTTACATCCGTTCCTGTCACAAATCTCACCTCCGTTACCAGATTGCTGCTTCGCCTGCTTCCCCGGTCCGCACGCGGACCGCGTCAGAGACCGGCATCACGAAGATGGTCCCGTCCCCGATCCCGTCCCCGATCCCGTACCCGGTCCGGTTCGCGCCTGCTATCGCTTCGATGATCCGGGGAACATCATCGTCATGTACCAGGATCGTGAACAGGCGCCGCGGAAAGAACCGCGAGCCGTCAAGGAAACTGGTGACCATCTTCTCGGTATCCCCTGCTTCGCTGAACTCGTCCATGCCCATGGACAGGAGCTTCTCTTTGCATTCCTCGATCGCTTTTGGATCGGTGACCAGGTTTCCCCGGCCAAGGACTTTTACTGCCGTGAACCCGGCAACGCCGGCTGCAACGAGGGCTTTTTTGGTGGCGCCGGTCTTCTTCATCCGGACTACCGCCAGGATCTCTTTCATGGTCTTCCCCCTCACAGGCCCGCGATGCCCTTCGAGATGGTGTAGACCTCGTCGACCGGGCTGACAAAGATCTTGCCGTCGCCAAACGTCCCTTCCGTCCCGGTCTTTGCGACCGATAAGATCATCTTAATGACCTTGTCCTTTGCATCCTCCGGGATCACCATCAGGATCAGGGTCTTTGGGATCTCGTCATAGACCATCCCCCCGATCCTGATCCCTTTCTGCTTCCCTCGTCCCACGACATCGACCATGGTCGCTGCATTGAATCCCGCAGAGGAGAGCTCCGCAAGCACTTCGTCCTTCTTCTCGGGCCGCACAATTGCACGTATCAGTAACATTGCCACTCACACACCTGATTTTGTCCTCGTTTCGTACTCCGTTCACATCGCGTCAAGGAACCCGTGCTGCATCATGAGCTCTTCCAGGCGTTCCTGTTTCATCGGTTTCGGGATGACGAACATCTTGTTCTCGTCGATGGCTTTTGCCAGGTTCCGGTACTCGTTTGCCTGCCCTGACGCAGGGTCGAAGTCGATAACGGTCTTCTTATGGATCTCGGCCCGCTGCACGAGGTTATCCCTGGGGACAAAGTAGATCAGCTGGGATCCGAGCTCCCCGGCAAATGCCTTGAGGAGGGGAAGTTCGTTGTCCACCTTGCGGCTGTTGCAGATGATGCCGCCGAGCCGCACTTTGCCGTTCGTTGCGTACTTCTGGATACCTTTTGCAATATTGTTGGCCGCGTAGAGCGCCATCAGTTCGCCGGATGCCACGATGTAGATCTCTTCTGCCTTTCCTTCCCGGATCGGCATCGCGAATCCCCCGCAGACCACGTCACCGAGCACATCGTAGAAGACGTAGTCGAGGTCGTCGGTATATGCCCCGAGCGATTCCAGCAGGTTGATGGACGTGATGATGCCCCGGCCGGCACAGCCCACGCCCGGCTCCGGTCCCCCGGATTCCACGCACCGGGTGTTGCCGAACCCGGGCTTGAGGATCGCATCGAGTTCGATGTCATCTCCCTCGTCCCGCAGGGTGTCGAGCACGGTCTTCTGGCACAGCCCGTGGAGCAGGAGCCGGGTCGAATCTGCTTTCGGGTCGCACCCGACTACCATCACTTTCTTCCCGGCCTCCGCCAGTGCTGCAACCGTGTTCTGGGTTGTGGTCGATTTGCCGATACCGCCTTTTCCGTAAATTGCCACTTGTCGTTTCATTCTGATATACCTCTGATATTCACGCCTTGTCCAGGCCCGGGACACCATCCGCCGGGCTCCTGAATTTTTTTTGCAGATTCCCCAGGGTGTGCTGATCACGCGTTCAGCAGATCACGAGGCAGGCAGGCCATGCCAGACCCCTTATGAACACCCTGCCCATTGACCGGTTCGGGACTGCCGTCATGCCGGGACCGGAGAGAACCGGTCTTGAGCATCCGAAGTCATTCCGCCCGGAAGTAAGCTGGTGAATCCGACCCCCGATGCTGTGCCGGGGGTCCAGTGTCCGAAGATCCGCGTCTCCTGAAGTACGAATCCTCCGGCGCGGGAAATGTGGCAGTGCTGCCCCGTCCCGTTTCATACCTTACGATAGTTCGCATGTAGCCTCCTGATGTTACAGTCAAGTGTCTGGTTTTACAAATATTTATATATGGTGGTAGGAAGATTCCTTCCATCAAAACAACCTGAAATACCATAATAGATCATGAAAAATCCGGTTAGTATCAACGGTAAATGTCTTCCTGACGCACCGGGTACTTAGATAATTACCAGAATCCCTGGCGCAGGAAAGAGAGCGGCCATGGGAAAAAATCCCTGGAGAGCACACGCCCGTTGTCCAACAGATCCCCATGTTCCCCGGCTGTAAAAAATTTGCACTCTCCTTCCGCATCTCTCCAGCGGGAAATGAATGAGAGGGTGGACATTTCAGACGCATGTCCTGGTAATGATCTCAACAATACGCAGGGCGGTCAGCGGGTCCACTCCCTGTGCGATAATAATTCCGGCAAGACCTGCAAAAGCAGACCAGAACACGTTTTTCACCTGCTCGTTCTTCCCGAGCATTGTGATCACGGTATCCGTCCCGGTATTCATTGCGAACCGGATGAACTTCGGCAGGAAGATAAAGAGCGGCAGGAAGAGAACCGCTGCCCCGATGAACGCGAGCGTGATTTCTGCTTTTCCGGCCAGCAAGATACCGACCGGTACCGCAAAGCTTCCGGCCAGGACTGCCGCAAGCCCGACCTCGCCGAACCAGAAGTAATGCCGCTTCAGGGCGCAGGTCGCTCTCTCTTCATCGGTCAGTGCCCCAAGATCGAAGATGCCGAGAATGTTCAGCATCCCGTACCAGACCGCATGGGTCTCTTCCGGGTCGGCTACGATCCCGAGAAAGAGGACCGCGACCGGTATGATAAGCAGGAGCAGCGGCAGGTGCGCAAAGAAAAAAATGATCGCGAGCAGGAGCCCGGCGCCGCAGATAACGGCCCGGGTCTGCAACACGGACTCAAACATTCTTCACGTCCGCAACTATCGTGATCTCGAAGACCGGGCTCATGTACCCGCCGTTCTCCGGGCTGAAGTCCCGGGAGAGTCCCAGTTTCCGTCGGGCCGTGCGGATCCGGACCGTGTGGGTGCCCGGCGCTCGCGGGTACACGCGCCGGCCGTCCGTGTCGCGCATCTCCCGGTAGGGCGGGATCTCGAACCAGTCCGGCCAGAAACGGATCCCACGCGGGATATCCGTTCCCCTCATCAGGTCCTGCAGCCGCCGGGGTATCATGTTGTCGTAGATCACGTCGATGATCAGATCCTCGCCCTCTCTCCCCGGCTGCAGGTCCAGCTCGTAGAAGACCGGGTTTCGCCGGACTTCTTCGAGCGTGAGCGGGGTGTCCTTTGTCAGCGGTTCGAGACCGGAAAAGGTGCCACGGTACAGGCCGGTCACGGTCGCGACCGGGACGTTTTCATCGTTCATGATGCACCTCTCTCCAGTGCTCATGCT
Above is a window of uncultured Methanoregula sp. DNA encoding:
- a CDS encoding P-II family nitrogen regulator, encoding MKEILAVVRMKKTGATKKALVAAGVAGFTAVKVLGRGNLVTDPKAIEECKEKLLSMGMDEFSEAGDTEKMVTSFLDGSRFFPRRLFTILVHDDDVPRIIEAIAGANRTGYGIGDGIGDGTIFVMPVSDAVRVRTGEAGEAAIW
- a CDS encoding P-II family nitrogen regulator, producing the protein MLLIRAIVRPEKKDEVLAELSSAGFNAATMVDVVGRGKQKGIRIGGMVYDEIPKTLILMVIPEDAKDKVIKMILSVAKTGTEGTFGDGKIFVSPVDEVYTISKGIAGL
- the nifH gene encoding nitrogenase iron protein, giving the protein MKRQVAIYGKGGIGKSTTTQNTVAALAEAGKKVMVVGCDPKADSTRLLLHGLCQKTVLDTLRDEGDDIELDAILKPGFGNTRCVESGGPEPGVGCAGRGIITSINLLESLGAYTDDLDYVFYDVLGDVVCGGFAMPIREGKAEEIYIVASGELMALYAANNIAKGIQKYATNGKVRLGGIICNSRKVDNELPLLKAFAGELGSQLIYFVPRDNLVQRAEIHKKTVIDFDPASGQANEYRNLAKAIDENKMFVIPKPMKQERLEELMMQHGFLDAM